The genome window ATCTCTTGCGATGGGATCACGGATCGCGTCTGCTTGTTCCTTTGGCATGTCGCCTCAGAATCCGCCGTTACCTAGATAAGCTTGGTTACAGAAGGAAATGCATTGGGCGAGCCGCTCGGACACTTGCTGCATACACAAAGCGTATGCCTTTCTTGCTTCGCATTTGCCGAGATTTGGGGACACCATATACGCAGTCGTGCAAGCTCGCCGCGGAGACCCTTCTCGCCGGCGACGACGTCGCTACTCAGCGGTCACTCCATCATCTCCACAAAGAGGACACTGCTGGAGCCGCGCCAACGACGGGAACCATGCCGGCAGGGGGACTTTCGTGAGTGCCCAACCTGACACAGATTTCCCGCAAGCCCGACACCTCACCGATGACACGAACCAGAGGAAAGCCCCTGCCATCGCCATCACACCGGCGAGATGCAGCCAAAGCGGATGCGTCCCCGTCGAAATTGCGTAACTGGCGACCCATAGAAGGGAGGCGATGCCGATCCCGAGGCCAAACACGGCAACCTTCCAGCGTTGGTGCGTTCGATGGAGCCAGTTTGGCGAGTGAGCGCCGTTCATCGGTCATCCCCCACAGCGCACACTCAATTGCCGGGCATTGTGAAGTCAATGGGCAGAAAACGAGCCGGTTGGGCCAGAATGATGGCCGCGCCGGCCCGCCGATTCGTGGGGAACGCAAAAAATCCGCTACCGCAGTAAGCCGCTCCAGAATGGATGCGTGCAGCCGCCTTCGCCCGCGTGGCCGATGACGGTCCCGTCCGGGCCCATCGCCCGCGCCGGAGTACAGATCGAGCGTGTCGTGCGGGGAAACGTCGTCGCGCGGGATCAGCGCGTATGCGCGGCCCTGCCGGATGATCTGCAGATCGTAGTTGCGATGTGACGAAAGCCAGGAGGGCGGATTGTCTGCCGCGCCCACGCCACTGCGCACCGTCGTGACCCACGACCCGTCGATCTGGATCCCTGCCCCGCCGCCCACCAGCGGCCGCACCATCGGCTTCGACTTCCCTTTCGGCGACAGATCGAATGGGGCAGAGATCGCGGACAGGTTCAGGTCGTACCAGCGCGCCGCATATCCGTTCCCGTGCGCGATCACGATGAGCGCCCGCCCTTGCGCGTCGATCACGCCGGCGGCCGCGTTGTTCGCCTGGCCGACCTCGATCGACGCGGCGCGCGCGCCCTGCGTGTCGAACCGGTATGCGTTCAGCTTCGAGCCGCAGCGCTCGAGCACCAGCGAGCCGCCGAGCGAGGAGTAGAACGCCTCCTCGGAACACTTATCTGACAGGGCCGAGCGGCGCACCGCCTGGCCGTTCGCCGACCAGGCGACATGCTGGTTGCCCTGTGTGCTCTGGAAGCCGTCCTGCTGGCCAAAGACGTCTCCGCCAACGCTGGAAAAGCTGCCGCGTTCCGTGCCGCCCGGATTCCAGACGTGCCACGTGCCGGTCCAGTTGTCGCCCATCGATCCGGGATGCGCCTCTCCGGCGACGTTGCCGCTGAGATCTCCAGTGGCGTTCCAGCACACGTCCTGGCGGCCGTGAGGCGTCGTTACGGTCACCGCGGCGCCGAGGTTGTCAGGCATCACCCCGCTGCAGTCCAGCGCAGCCGCTGCGCCGCCGTCCGCTACGCCGGCATCCGTGCTGCCGACGCCACCGTCCGCCGCGACGCCACCGTCCGCCACGACGCCGCCGTCCGGCGGAACGCCGCCGTCATTGGCGAAGCCCGTCGAAGGACTGATCCCGTTTTGCTCGATAGGGCCGCACGCGCAAGCGGCAGCCAATCCGAGGAGAAAAGATTTCCACATTCATGCCTCCGGGTGGGCGGAACCTGCTCATCCGCGCAGCGGCCCGCGAGTTTCACACCACCACTCCCCCGACCGTGCGACACACGGACGCGAGGGCGCTCGCGCGAACGCCCGACCCTTTTGATCCCGCACCGTCGTCTCTAGCCTTGCCTTACCCGGAGGGACCTTGACGCCAGACGTCCGCAACCTGCTACGCCATCTGCGCGTGCCGGGGCTCGCTTACCGCGACTTCAGGGCGGCAGCGCCCGCACCGGTCCGTCGGACGGAGCAACGACAGGGGGTCGTCACGATCGGGCTCGTCTCGCTGGTTCCTTCCGTCGGGCGCACCGCTCTCTGCGCGAATCTCATCCGGGCCTTCGCGCAGGCCGGTGCGCGTGCCGGCGCCGTGGACGTCGATCCCAAGGGCGCGCTCACCGCCTGGTTCGGATCCGAAGGACGCGATCCTTCCGGCTGCATCGAGCATCTCGCCCTCGAGCGGGACGTCCTGCTCGTCGATACCGGCTCGCCTCCTCCCGCCGATGTGCTGAGCGAGGCCGACGAGCTCCTGGTGGTCGCTCGCCCCGACGCCACCTGCCTTGCGGCGGTGCCACAGATGGAAGCGCTCCTGGTGCGGACGCGGATGCGCTCCTGGCGCAAGCCGCGCGCCCGCTGGCTGGTCAATGCATTCGACGGCCGGCGACGAACCGATCGCGAAGTCCTCGCGGCGATGCGGCGCGCGCTCGGTCCGCGCGTGCTCGCGACCGTCATCCAGGAAGACCGTGCCCTCCACGACGCATTCCTCGAGCACCGCGCCGTCCGCGATCTCGCGCCTGCCGCGCAGGTGGTGGCGGATCTGGACGCCTTGGCGAAGGAGCTCCACCCGGGGGGGAGGGCCACCGAACGGCATGCGTGGGTCGAGTGACATCCCGCGAGCCTTGGCCGCCATCTTCGCCGGGCTCTGCATCACGCTGTTCGTCGTCACCCCGCTCGATCTGCGCACGCAGTTCGCCCTCGCCGGTTCGCTCGTCGTCGCCGCGCTGATCCTCGGCCGCTCGCAGGGTCGACTCGCCACGCTCTCCCTGGTGCTGCTGTCGGTGGCGACCACCGGCCGCTACCTCTGGTGGCGCCTGGGAACGACGCTGTCGTCGGACTGGTCCTTCGACGCCGTGCTCAGCGGCATCCTCCTCGCGGCGGAGCTGTACGCCTGCGCGATGTTGTTGCTTGCGTATGCGCAGTCGATCGCCGGTCTCCGGCGCAAGCCGGTGCCGATGCCGCACGATCTCGCATCGTGGCCGAGCGTGGACGTCTTCATTCCCACCTACAACGAGCCGCTGGACATCGTACGCGCCACCGTCCTCGCCGCGGCGTCGCTCGACTGGCCCCGCGACCGCCTGCGCGTTTGGGTCCTCGACGACGGCCGCCGTCCGGGATTCCGCGAGTTCGCCGCCGAGGCGGGCGTCGGGTACGTCACGCGACCCGACAATGCCCGCGCAAAGGCCGGCAACCTGAACCACGCCTTGGGCAAGACCAACGGCGAGTTCGTCGCGATCTTCGACTGCGACCACGTGCCCGTCCGGTCCTTCCTGCAGACCACGATGGGATGGCTCCTGCGCGATCCCAGGCTCGCGCTGGTGCAGACGCCGCACCACTTCTACTCGCTGGAGCCGTTCGGCCGGAACCTGGGCACCGCTCCGCGCGTGCCGGGCGAGAGCGAGCTGTTCTACGGCGTCATCCAGCCCGGCATCGATACCTGGAACGCGTCGTTCTTCTGCGGATCGTGCGCGGTCCTCCGCCGCAGCGCCCTGGACGACGTCGGCGGCATCGCGGTGGAGACCGTCACCGAGGACGCTCACACCGCCTTGAAGATGCACCGGCGCGGATGGCGGACGGCCTATCTCGACGTTCCCCAGGCGGCCGGTCTTTCCACCGAGACCCTGGCGGCACATGTCGGGCAGCGGATCCGCTGGGCTCGGGGAATGGCGCAGATCTTCCGCGTGGACAACCCGATGTTCGGGCGCGGGCTCAAGCTCTCCCAGCGTCTCAGCTACTTCGCCGCGATGCTGCACTTCTTCTCCGGAGTACCGCGGCTGGTGTTCCTCTTGGCTCCGGTCGGCTACCTGGTGTTTGGCTGGCACATCTTCAACGCGCTGCCGCTCGCGGCGGTGGCGTACGGCCTGCCGCACCTGATCCATTCCACGGCGTGCAACGCGCGCATCCACGGCCGCTTCCGTCATTCGTTCTGGTCCGAGGTCTACGAGACGTGCCTCGCCTGGTACACCGCCATTCCCACCACGCTGGCGCTCATCGCGCCCCGCACCGGGAAGTTCAACGTCACCGCGAAGGGCGGCCGCGTCGACGTCCCGTACTTCGACGGCCGCATCGCGCTGCCCTACATCCTGCTCGCGGCCGTGAACCTGACCGCCATCGCCGCCGGAGCCTGGAAGCTGCGGATGGGTGACGGCGAGCTCGATTCGCTCGCCATCAACGCCGCCTGGGCGCTGCACAACCTGATCGTGCTCGCGGCAGCCATCGGTGCGGCGTGCGAGCGGCCGCAGGTCCGCGCCGCGCAGCGCGTGCCGGCGCGGCTCCCGGCGATGCTCCGCTTCGCCGACGGCACGACGGCAGCCGCGGAGACCCGCGACCTTGGACGCGATGGCGCCAGCGTCACCTTGCGCGCGCCAGTTCCCATGTCCCAGCGCGAGCAGGTCTGGCTTTCTCTCTTTTGCTTCGATGCGGAGCAGCCGCTCCCCGCCGAGGTACTCGACGCCGGGGGCCGCTCCGTTCGGGTGCGCTTCACGTCGCTCTCCCTCGAGCAGGAAGCGCATCTCGTCCGGGCCATCTTCTCGCGCGCGGATGCCTGGCTGGGTTGGGCCGACGGCCACCGCCGCGACCGGCCCCTGCTCACGTTGCTGTCCATTGCCCGCCACGGAGCGGCCGGAGTCGGCCGCGCACTCGCGCTGTCGATGCGCCCACCTCCCCGCGCGCTGCCTTCGCGCCTGCCGGTGCCTGCTCGGGGGCACGCATGAGGCTCGCGACCGCCGCCGCCGTACTGCTCTGCGCCGGAGCGGTTCGGGCGGAGAGATTCGTGGAGCTCGGTCCGACGCGTGCGCAGCGCGATTCCAGCGTGCCCGCGCTGGACTTTCCCTTCACGGCCCGCGCCGACGAGGAGCTGACGGGCGCGGCGGTCCGCATCGCGTTCGCCGGCCCGATCGAGTCGATGGAAGTGCTGGTGAACGACGAGCGGGTCGCCCTCCTCACCGGAGACGATCCCCGCCCGCCGGACATCCCTGTCGCCCGCACCTTGCTCGCCGACCGCAACACGCTTTCGCTGCGGCTGCGCGATCGCGAAGGCCGCTGCGTCGCGAGGCAGGGTGCCTGGGCGGCGGTCCGCTCGATCGGCGTCGTCCTGCAGGCGAACCCGGTGCCTCTCCCCAACGAGATGGCGTTGCTCCCCTTGCCGTTCTTCGACCGCGGATACGACACGAGCGCGACGGTTCCGGTCGTGCTGGGCCATCCGCCTTCCCACGAGGAAGTGCGGCTCGCCGCCATGGTGGCGAGCTGGTTCGCGGTCGATGCGCCGATCCCCCTCGCCTTCGACGCGCGTGTCGGCACGCTTCCCGACTCGCGCGCGATCGTGCTGGTCGCCGGCAGCGCCGATGCATCGCGCCTGGGCATCGATCCGCCGCGTGGCCCGTCCATCCGCATGATCGACCATCCCGCCCATCCCGAGTCGAACGTGAAGCTGCTCGTGATCGGCGGCCGCACTGCCGAAGAACTGCGGGTTGCTGTCGAGAGCCTCGTCGCCCGCAGCGCGCGCCTGGCGGGACCGGAGGCGATGTTGCCGCGACCTCCGCCGCAGCCGCCCGCGGCGCCCTACTCCGCCCCGCGCTGGGTGCCCTCCGGACGGCCGGTGCCGTTCTCGCAGTATCCGTCGGGCAGCGTGTTCGCCCACGAAGGCAGCACCCCAGCAACGCTGGCGGTCCGGTTCCGCGTCGCTCCGGATCTGTGGATCTGGCCCGCCGAGTTCGTGGTGCTCGACCTCGGCTACTCAGAACGGATCCCGCGCGGCGCGCTCCCGCCGCGGCTGGACGCGGAGATCAACGGATACTTCCTCGCCACGTTGCCGCGGGCGTCGCCCGGGAAGCCGCAGCGAGTCCGGCTGCGCATTCCCCGAGAGCACATGCGAGGGTTCAACCAGCTCCTCGTCCACGTCCACTATCCCGATCCCGATCCATGCGCCGCGGTCCCCGCGTGGACGTCCGGTGAGTCGCCGCGGGTCGAGATCGCCGGCGACTCCGTCCTGCACGTGGAACACCTGAGCCATTTCTCGAACCTTCCCGACGTCTCGGCCTTCGCGTTCGACGGTTTTCCGTTCACGCGCGTGCCGGATCTCGGCGACACCGCCGTGGTGCTGCCGGAGCGGCCGTCTCCCGCCGAGCTGTCAATGGCGCTCTCGGTGCTCGGGCAGCTCGCGCAGATCACGGGCAGGGTGGCGACGCGCGCGACGTTCCCTCCCTCGTCCGAGATGCCGCGCGACCGCGACGTCCTCGCCATCGGTACACCCGACGACAACGCGCTGATCTCCCGCTGGTCCGTCGCCTTGCCCATCGCGCTGCAGGGAAAGTCAGCGCGGGTGCAGCGCACGTTCCGGCCGCTCGACCTGCTCGGCGGGCCGGAGCCGCTGCTCGACGCGCAGCGCGCCGGGGACCTCCTCTCGCGGTCGGCCGATGTCGCCGCCATCGCCGCCATCGAGTCTCCCGTCTCACCCGGCCGCGTCGCGGTGGTGATCACGGGGACGGCGATGCCGCGGTTCGCGGACTTCCTCGGATACGCGCAGAGCCGCGGCCGCGGCGGCGATCTCCTCATGCTCACCAACGGCGAGCGCGCGATGTTCCGCATCGGCGGTGCCTTCGGCCGGGGCGAGCTCGATACCTGGACCCGGGCGCGCTGGTTCCTCGCTACGCATTGGCTGGCGTTGCCGCCGGTCCTGCTGGTCGGCGCGGTATTGCTGGCGGCGCACGGCCGGCGCTTCCTGGCGCGGCGGATGCGCGCCCGGCTGACCGTCGGGGAGGCCGCATGATGGCCATGGTCGCCGGAGCGTTGCTCGCTGCCTCTCCCTGCGACGCTTCGTGGCCGTTGTGGACCCGGTACTCGGAGCGGTTCATCGCAGGTGACGGCCGCGTGATCGACCGCAGCGCATCGGAGCGGAGCACATCGGAAGGGCAGGCCTACGCGCTCTTCTTCGCCTTGGTCGCCAACGACCGGGCATCGTTCCAGCGCCTCCTCACCTGGACGGAGCAAAACCTCGCCCGCGGAGATCTCGGGCGCAACCTCCCGGCCTGGCACTGGGGAAAGCGGCGCGATGGCACCTGGGGCGTAATCGACAAGAACTCAGCGAGCGACGCCGATCTCTGGATCGCCTATAGCCTGCTGGAAGCAGGACGGCTGTGGGCGGACGCCAGGTACACGGCGCTCGGCCGGCGCGTTCTCTCGAACGTCGCCTCCAGGGATCTCGCGGAGGCCCCGCAGTTCGGCACGATCCTCCTTCCCGGACCGAGCGGCTTCTCCGTCAGCGGGGGGTTCCGGATCAATCCGAGCTATGCCCCGCCGCAGCTCCTGCGCAGGTTCGCGCAGCTGGGCGCGCCTTGGGATCGCGTGCTGCAAAGCTCGGTGCAGATGTTGCACCTCTTCGCCCAGGGTGGCGCTGCTCCCGACTGGGCGTTCGCCAAGGCGGGAACGCTCGTCGAAGACCCGGTGCACGGCAGGGTCGGCAGCTACGACGCCATCCGTGTCTACCTCTGGGTCGGCACGATGCCCGACCGCGATCCGCAGCTCGATCGCATTGCCCAGGGCCTGCTGCGCGAATTGGAGAAGACGGCGGCGTTGCCCGAACGCATCGACGCGCGCACGCTCGTCGCGCGCGGGTCGGCTCCACCGGGGTTCTACGCCGCGCTCATCCCCATCGCGCCCCCCGACGCGCGCCGCGCGCTCGAGGCGCGCGTCTCCGAGGCCCGCAAGGACGGCCTCTACGGCGACCCGCCGGCCTACTACGACCAGAACCTCATCCTGTTCGCGCAGGGATTCAGCGAGTCGCGCTACCGGTTCGGCGGCGACGGCTCGCTCGCACCTGCCTGGGAGACCCGATGCCTCGGGCGCGCACGCTGATTGCCATCCTGGCGATGGCGTCCGCGGCGCTCGCGGACGACCTTCTCGGCGGCCTCGTCCGCAACGCCTGGTACTGGCAGGCGCGGGCCCGCTCCGACAAGGCCGACGATGCCTGGAAGCAGGTGCTGGAGGTGGCGCCGGACAATGCCGAGGCGCTCGCGGCAGTCGGCGGCTTCAGCGCCCGCGCCGGCCGCATGCAGCAGGCGCGAGAGATGCTCGCGCGGCTCGAGAAGGTGGCGCCCAACCATCCCGACGTTCCCGTGCTGCGACGGCAGATCGAGCTCGGCCCCCGTTTCGGCGCCTTGCTGCTGGACGCGCGCAAGCTGATCCACGAAGGCCACCCGGCTGCAGGAGCGGCGAAATACCGCGAGCTGTTCGGCCCGGCAGGGCCGCCTGGAGATCTCGCGCTCGAGTACTACCAGACCGCCAGCGGCGCCCCGGAAGGGTGGCAGGAGGCCCGCGACGGCTTGCGACGGCTGGTGCGGCGCGCGCCCGCGGAGGTCCGATACAAGCTCGCGCTCGCGAAGCTCCTCACGTATCGCGACGAGACCCGCCGCGAGGGAATCACCATGCTGGCGGCGCTGGCGCGCGACCCGACCATCGGCAAGGACGCCGCCGCGGGCTGGCGGCAGGCGCTTCTCTGGCTCACGCCGACCGAGCGCGACGTCGCCCTCTACCGCGACTGGCTGAGGGGACACCCGAAGGACATGGAGGTCAAGCTCCACCTCGAGCGGGCGCGAAACGCGGCCACGATCCGCGAAGGATTTGCCGCGCTGGACCGCGGGGACATGCGCGAGGCGCAGAGGTTGTTCGATCTGGCGGGCAAGGATCCCGACGCAGTGCACGGCCGCGCGCTGATCGCCGGCCGCCGCGCTGCCCAGGCGAAGAAGTCAGGGTTCGCGGCGCTCGACCGCGACGATCTCACTGCTGCCGAGTCCTACTTCCGTTCGATTCCCGCCGATGCCGACACCCGGCTCGGTCTGGCGCTGATCGCCCAGAAGCAGGCGGCGCAAGCGCAGCGCAACGAGGACTTCCCCAAGGCGCGCGAGCTCCTCGAGCGCGCCCGCAGGCTGGTTCCCGACCGACGCGACGTCTGGGAGCGACAGCTCCAGGGCGTGGTCTTCTGGTCCCGGTTGCGCGACGCGCGCATCGCCCGGGAGGAGGGTCGCGACAACGATGCGGAGGCCGCGCTGCGGGCAGCCATCGACGGCGGTGTGCCACAGGAGCGCTGGCACGCGCGCCTGGCGCTCGCCGACCTCATGCTCGAGAGCGGCCGGCCCGGCGAAGCGGAGACGAATCTGCGCGAAGTGCTGGTTTCCGTGCCGGACGAGACCTCCGCGCTGCGCGCTCTCGCCGGTCTGCTCGTGCAGCAGCGCCGGTTCGAGGAGGCGATTCCCGTCAACGAACGCCTCGCCAAGGTGGCGCCGCAATACTCCTATCGGGCCGGCTGGCTGCGCGCGGAGATGCTGCGCACCGAGGCGGCGAAGAGCCGGCAGGCGCACGAATTCGCCCGGGCGCGCCAGCAGCTCGGCGAAGCGCGCGAGGCCGATCCGTCGGACGTCTGGGTGCTGCACGATCTCACCAACGTCCTCTTGCAGTTGAATGCCCTCCCCGAAGCGCAGAGCGCGGTCGCCGCCTTGTTGCGCTTTGCCCCGGAGCTGCCGGAAGCGCGGGTGGCGCAGGCGCGCGTGCTCGCTGCCGCCCACCAGGATATCCAGGCCCTGGCGATCCTGCGGTCCCTGTCGCCGCCTCCGCGCGATCCGGCAGTGCTGGCACTTCGGCGCCGCCTGGAATTCCAGGTCCGCATCCCGCCGGCGCTGGAGCTCGCCATCACCGGAAGGCGGGACGAGGCGGTGCGCGAGCTGGAAGCGATGGAGGCGGAGGCCAAAGGACAGCCCGAGCTCGTCGCGCAGCTCGCCGTCGCCTGGTCGAAGATCGGCGACCGCGCAAAGGCGTCGGCGCTCATGCGCGACGCCATGGCACGCGGTCCGGCGGCGACGCGCGCCGCGCGTCTGGAGCTCGCCTCGACCCTGCTCGACTCGGACGACGACGCCTTCCTCGGAGAGATCCTGCGCGGCCTCGATCGGGATCCCTCGCTGACGCCGGCAGAGCGCCGCTCGCTCGGCGACCTCCGCGTCGCTCATGCCGTCCGGCTTGCCGATCGCCAGCGCGAGCAGGGCGATCTCCGCGCAGCGGAAGCTGCTCTGTCCGCGGCGCTGCGCGACTATCCGCGCGACCCCCTGCTGCTCGCTGCGCTGGCGCGGACCCGGGAGCAGGAGGGAAACATGGACGCGGCGCACGGCCTCTACCTCGAGGTGCTGCGCGCGGTTCCGAACGACGGCGACGCGCTGCGAGGCGCAGTCGACACGGCGTTGGCGCGGGGCGACGTGGACGAGGCGCGAGGGCTGCTGCGCGGCGCGACCGCCCCCGGGCAACCGGACGATCCCAGGCTCCTGCAGCTCGCCGCCCACCTCGAAGAACGCGAGGGCGACGACGCCGAGGCCATGCGCCTGCTCCGCCGCGCCTCGGCACTGGCGCGCAGCGAGGTGTTCCGGACCACGCAGATTCCGCAGGAAGGAATCGGCCGCGGGATGAACCCGGAAGGAACGCCGCGGCTCGCCGCGCGGACCGATCCCGAGGTCCTGCACTCGGAGATCGCCCGCGACATGCAGCGTATCGAGAGCCGCCATCGCCCCGCCATCGGCGGCGACGTCGGATTCCGGCAGCGCAAGGGTGAGCCGGGCTTGAGCGCGCTCAGCGAATATCGCGGCGCCGCGAACGTCGAGGTGCCCATCGCGCTGTCCGGCAGGCTCACGCTGCGCATCTCCGAGGTCCAGCTCGATGCGGGATCCGTATCGGCCTCGGCGGGATCCCGTTTCGGAACCGGAGCGGTGGGCGGCGCCGGCCCGCAGCGGGCGCTGGGAACGGAGCTCCATGCGACGTTCGAGAGCCGCCATCTCGTCGCCGATGTCGGTGCGACGCCGCTCGGGTTCCCCATCCTCGCGGCGGTGGGCGGCGTACGACTGCGCGGCAACATGGGTCCGCTCTTCGTCGCGGCAGAGGGGTCGAGCCGCAGCGTCACCGACAGCTTCGTCTCCATGGCGGCGGCCCGCGATCCGGCGACCGGGACTTTGTGGGGCGGCGTGCTCCTGCAAGGCGGCCGGCTCGATCTCTCGGTGAACGGCCGCATCGGGTCGATCTACGCGTACGGCGAAGGCGGACGGCTGATCGGCCTGCGCGTGCTCGAAAACCGGCGCTTCGCCGGAGGCGGCGGAGCGGAGCTGGCGCTCGGAGCGGGTCCGCTGGGAGAGTTCCGGCTCGGTCCGGCCTTCACCGCGCTCGCGTTCGAGAACAACCAGCGCTTCTTCACCTTCGGCAACGGCGGCTACTTCAGCCCGCAGCGTTTTTTCCACGGGGCCGGCGTCCTCCGCTGGCAACACCCGGGAGCGGTGAGGTGGGACGCCGCGGCGGAGCCCGGCTACGATTGGTACCAGGAAGCGCACGCGCCGATCCTGCCGTTCGATCCGAACAGCGGGTTCTATGCCGGCAAGACGGAGGGCGGATTTTCGTTCACGGGGCGCGCCTTTCTCGGGATCGGCCTCGGCGGAGGATTCGAGCTGGGCCTCTCTGGCGCGGTGCAGCGAGCGCCGGAGTTCCAGGAAGTTCGCGCCGGCGTCGTCCTGCGCGCCGCCGGACTCTGACGGTTAGGCGCTGCCGCACCGAAGGTGCGGCTTTGCGCCTACGCTGGAGCGCATTCATTCTCCGGCGCGCGCGCA of Deltaproteobacteria bacterium contains these proteins:
- the bcsA gene encoding UDP-forming cellulose synthase catalytic subunit, producing MRGSSDIPRALAAIFAGLCITLFVVTPLDLRTQFALAGSLVVAALILGRSQGRLATLSLVLLSVATTGRYLWWRLGTTLSSDWSFDAVLSGILLAAELYACAMLLLAYAQSIAGLRRKPVPMPHDLASWPSVDVFIPTYNEPLDIVRATVLAAASLDWPRDRLRVWVLDDGRRPGFREFAAEAGVGYVTRPDNARAKAGNLNHALGKTNGEFVAIFDCDHVPVRSFLQTTMGWLLRDPRLALVQTPHHFYSLEPFGRNLGTAPRVPGESELFYGVIQPGIDTWNASFFCGSCAVLRRSALDDVGGIAVETVTEDAHTALKMHRRGWRTAYLDVPQAAGLSTETLAAHVGQRIRWARGMAQIFRVDNPMFGRGLKLSQRLSYFAAMLHFFSGVPRLVFLLAPVGYLVFGWHIFNALPLAAVAYGLPHLIHSTACNARIHGRFRHSFWSEVYETCLAWYTAIPTTLALIAPRTGKFNVTAKGGRVDVPYFDGRIALPYILLAAVNLTAIAAGAWKLRMGDGELDSLAINAAWALHNLIVLAAAIGAACERPQVRAAQRVPARLPAMLRFADGTTAAAETRDLGRDGASVTLRAPVPMSQREQVWLSLFCFDAEQPLPAEVLDAGGRSVRVRFTSLSLEQEAHLVRAIFSRADAWLGWADGHRRDRPLLTLLSIARHGAAGVGRALALSMRPPPRALPSRLPVPARGHA
- a CDS encoding cellulose biosynthesis cyclic di-GMP-binding regulatory protein BcsB, whose amino-acid sequence is MRLATAAAVLLCAGAVRAERFVELGPTRAQRDSSVPALDFPFTARADEELTGAAVRIAFAGPIESMEVLVNDERVALLTGDDPRPPDIPVARTLLADRNTLSLRLRDREGRCVARQGAWAAVRSIGVVLQANPVPLPNEMALLPLPFFDRGYDTSATVPVVLGHPPSHEEVRLAAMVASWFAVDAPIPLAFDARVGTLPDSRAIVLVAGSADASRLGIDPPRGPSIRMIDHPAHPESNVKLLVIGGRTAEELRVAVESLVARSARLAGPEAMLPRPPPQPPAAPYSAPRWVPSGRPVPFSQYPSGSVFAHEGSTPATLAVRFRVAPDLWIWPAEFVVLDLGYSERIPRGALPPRLDAEINGYFLATLPRASPGKPQRVRLRIPREHMRGFNQLLVHVHYPDPDPCAAVPAWTSGESPRVEIAGDSVLHVEHLSHFSNLPDVSAFAFDGFPFTRVPDLGDTAVVLPERPSPAELSMALSVLGQLAQITGRVATRATFPPSSEMPRDRDVLAIGTPDDNALISRWSVALPIALQGKSARVQRTFRPLDLLGGPEPLLDAQRAGDLLSRSADVAAIAAIESPVSPGRVAVVITGTAMPRFADFLGYAQSRGRGGDLLMLTNGERAMFRIGGAFGRGELDTWTRARWFLATHWLALPPVLLVGAVLLAAHGRRFLARRMRARLTVGEAA
- the bcsZ gene encoding cellulase yields the protein MMAMVAGALLAASPCDASWPLWTRYSERFIAGDGRVIDRSASERSTSEGQAYALFFALVANDRASFQRLLTWTEQNLARGDLGRNLPAWHWGKRRDGTWGVIDKNSASDADLWIAYSLLEAGRLWADARYTALGRRVLSNVASRDLAEAPQFGTILLPGPSGFSVSGGFRINPSYAPPQLLRRFAQLGAPWDRVLQSSVQMLHLFAQGGAAPDWAFAKAGTLVEDPVHGRVGSYDAIRVYLWVGTMPDRDPQLDRIAQGLLRELEKTAALPERIDARTLVARGSAPPGFYAALIPIAPPDARRALEARVSEARKDGLYGDPPAYYDQNLILFAQGFSESRYRFGGDGSLAPAWETRCLGRAR
- a CDS encoding tetratricopeptide repeat protein yields the protein MPRARTLIAILAMASAALADDLLGGLVRNAWYWQARARSDKADDAWKQVLEVAPDNAEALAAVGGFSARAGRMQQAREMLARLEKVAPNHPDVPVLRRQIELGPRFGALLLDARKLIHEGHPAAGAAKYRELFGPAGPPGDLALEYYQTASGAPEGWQEARDGLRRLVRRAPAEVRYKLALAKLLTYRDETRREGITMLAALARDPTIGKDAAAGWRQALLWLTPTERDVALYRDWLRGHPKDMEVKLHLERARNAATIREGFAALDRGDMREAQRLFDLAGKDPDAVHGRALIAGRRAAQAKKSGFAALDRDDLTAAESYFRSIPADADTRLGLALIAQKQAAQAQRNEDFPKARELLERARRLVPDRRDVWERQLQGVVFWSRLRDARIAREEGRDNDAEAALRAAIDGGVPQERWHARLALADLMLESGRPGEAETNLREVLVSVPDETSALRALAGLLVQQRRFEEAIPVNERLAKVAPQYSYRAGWLRAEMLRTEAAKSRQAHEFARARQQLGEAREADPSDVWVLHDLTNVLLQLNALPEAQSAVAALLRFAPELPEARVAQARVLAAAHQDIQALAILRSLSPPPRDPAVLALRRRLEFQVRIPPALELAITGRRDEAVRELEAMEAEAKGQPELVAQLAVAWSKIGDRAKASALMRDAMARGPAATRAARLELASTLLDSDDDAFLGEILRGLDRDPSLTPAERRSLGDLRVAHAVRLADRQREQGDLRAAEAALSAALRDYPRDPLLLAALARTREQEGNMDAAHGLYLEVLRAVPNDGDALRGAVDTALARGDVDEARGLLRGATAPGQPDDPRLLQLAAHLEEREGDDAEAMRLLRRASALARSEVFRTTQIPQEGIGRGMNPEGTPRLAARTDPEVLHSEIARDMQRIESRHRPAIGGDVGFRQRKGEPGLSALSEYRGAANVEVPIALSGRLTLRISEVQLDAGSVSASAGSRFGTGAVGGAGPQRALGTELHATFESRHLVADVGATPLGFPILAAVGGVRLRGNMGPLFVAAEGSSRSVTDSFVSMAAARDPATGTLWGGVLLQGGRLDLSVNGRIGSIYAYGEGGRLIGLRVLENRRFAGGGGAELALGAGPLGEFRLGPAFTALAFENNQRFFTFGNGGYFSPQRFFHGAGVLRWQHPGAVRWDAAAEPGYDWYQEAHAPILPFDPNSGFYAGKTEGGFSFTGRAFLGIGLGGGFELGLSGAVQRAPEFQEVRAGVVLRAAGL